Below is a window of Impatiens glandulifera chromosome 2, dImpGla2.1, whole genome shotgun sequence DNA.
AGGAGGCCTGTTTGGCATAGACTGCAAAGGAGCCATAGGTAAATAATGTGGACCATAGCCGCGCATAAGCTGAGTGATCAAATTCATGTTTGATGAAACAGGTCTTCCTGGACCATCCCATGGAGAATGCCCTTGCATATACATAGGAGGCACTACAGTTGAATGAGGAAAAACCCCTGGCCCATAATGTGGATTCTGGCAAACACGGCCAAATTGCAAATTCTGCCAATGGCTTTCAAAGTCACTATTCAAGATATCAGGATTGTGCTCAACAGATCGTGTAATAGCAGAAGCAGGCAGAGCCTTCCTGGAAGAACTGCTATTCAATTCCTCAGCATGATTAGGCCCTTCATGAGAATCTAAATTCTGACCAGAGTCTGAAGCATCTACACTATTATCCTCTCCACCGAAATGACTAGTGGATACATTAGAAGTTGTCTCAGACGAAATGCAGGAGAATGGAAGCATAGTAAGGAATGGGACGGGGGGTCCTGTAGCATAAAATGCAAAGGGAAGTTCACTAGAGTTATCAATTCCTCTTTGGCGAGAACCAGGCCCTAAAATCACTGGGGTCATAGGTACCATTTTGTCTGATCCAGTAGTTTGGGATTCATGCCCAACAATGTGGTGCCGCAGATTAGGCAAAGATAGGTAGCCAGAACCATTTTCATTCGCTTCATTTCCTGCAGGTGTCAGATGATACAAATCTCTTCCATCTTCTTCATCCAGAGCACCATGCTTTGTAGATGGTTCGGTAAGAACCATTTTCTTTCCCTTCTTTTCCTTTGAAACCTTTGATAAGCCATCCCAGGAACTCTCGGAAGATGTTCGACTCCTTATACTATCACTATTCGCAGCAGTTGCAAATCTTGAACTAGTGGTTCTATCATCAGAATGATCATTTACTCTATTATCTTGAAGTTGAAAACCATCTAACTGAGTTTCCATCGATATTCCCTCTTTGTTAAGTTTCTGCGGACCCCTTACCAAATTACTGGTACCACTTAACCACGATGAACGAACAAAGTTACTTGAACCTGGTTGTGGATTGACACTTGATTGTAAATTTACACTTTCAGATTCAGGACCACCATTATAGCCAGCATCATGCTCCGGCCAACACCCGTGATCAGTCTCCACAGAAGAAAAGTTTTCATTAACATGTTCAACAGCATCTTCAGAGTTTGCCGTCAATGCCATACCAGGAAAATAATGTGTTAGTGGCTGTGACATCATGCCTTGAGGAAATTGCATATTTGGAAACGAAGGATCAATCATCGGAATATTAGTGGGTAACATTCCACCAAAATTTCTCTGACCCATTGAAGCTAATAAAGAAGGTGGCACTGGAAAAGGTATGTGACCTGAAGCTAAGCTGAATGGCATGTGTATCTGTCCATTATGACCATGTAGCATGGAAGAAGCCATCAAGTTCACAAGATCCTGCTCCTCCTGATGCATCGCATGCATTCCGCTCATAGAAGAGTACTCTTCACCCATTGTTCCTAAGATGAAGTCATGGCGACTACTGTTTGAAATGTTGTCTGAATCAAAGGAAGCATCGTTACTTGGATTAAGAGGAGCATGCTTCATTACTGAAGGATTGTTCCTCCCGACATCATGTCTTGCTGAAGTAGTCTGAGTTTCATAACGTCTATTACGGGAAGAGGAATCAGTAAAAGTGTGAGTGAGCTCAGGACTGGAACGTGTTCTTGCAAAAAGATACCTTGCATTAAGATCATTTGGCAAATGATTGGATTTAACATTTCTCTGTCCTTTGTCTGGATTAATGTCTTTGTTAGAATTAGTTCCTCTTAATATATTATCAGTCATAACAGAGCTGCTTGAATTGACTAAACCTTTTGGAGCCTGAGAATGAATGGATCTAGATACCAAGGGGAAAATATCATGTTGGTGGGGAAGTCTTTGAGGATGGTTTGCATCAGCTACAGTGGCACAACCAGAAGAACTTTCAATCATCTTTTCACTACATGAACTGTTCTTCAGTTTTTCAGACACATTTAAGTTGTCCAAAGGAGTCAATCGCAAATATTCTACATTAACCCTTGGAGCATCTGGACGATTTCCACTGCCATGTCTATCCCATGTATTCATGAAGAATTGGTTTACTTCATAGAACAAATCTTCCTTTGGGCAATCAAGCAACCTGGCCAACCTCTTGGCACCAAAAGCAAATGCACTTCGTATTCTAAAGAAATTAcctgaaagaaaaaaatggatAAACCATAAATCCATAGCAAAACAAAGATCTCACAAGACTCCATTCATTAgaacaattatttaattgtttacaCAATAATCATAAACTGGAAAGGTCGTTTACTATATAATGACAGAAAATCTTAACAAGAATCACTAACTAAAACTATTATACCTTTGCTAACACTGCGTCCAAGATTGTTATTCACACGTAAAGGGTCAATAAcattaaaatgttttgaaagaAAAGTTTGTCCTTGATTTTCTTGTCCAACAGGAAAAACAGCATAGACTGAACTACAAGCATCAAGAAACAATTTGCTAAGCAATAACTCCCCACTGTCCTTCCGCGGAGGCTCCGCtgccaaaataaaataactaagtATTAAGATCTCCAAATTGGCCAGGGAATTTTCAACTAATTCAGGACAGCATTAAAAGAATCCTTACCAGTTACATCAGGAAGGGAACTAATGGGTACAGGACCCCACAAACTGACACAGAAGTTCTCCCAGTCAAAGTTACTGAAGAACTCAAGGAAACGGTATAGAACCTACAAATATAAACCCAAAATAATGAGATGATAAAATtactcaaaaaataaataaatgaaaggaATCACGTAACTAACCTCAAGTGGCCCAGTAAAAGTGTTATTATAAACATGGAATATGTAAAGAACCAATGTTTCAAGTGCATAAGTTGAAATAAGTCCATGATGGGCCCCCAATATCCTGCTCTCGTAGTAACACCATGCCTTAATCAATATTATACTACGTTTGAATAAATGATTCTGATCTATCAAATGATCGACCTACAAAAAAAATACGTGTCATGAGTAAATTAGACAAATCAAAATGGTCGTAAATGATTTAGCGAAGGAAATCACCTCCTCCAGGAAACAAAGTGTGCATAGTCCACCAAGCTGATTAAAAGATATGTCAACTACAATGTTCTCCAccaaacattttattaacttgACCTGCACAAAAGAAGTGTGTAATCAATACTACCATCCAGCAATCATTATCCAAACCAACAAGAAAGTAACAAAAACAAAGGGAGGATTGAGCCTTTGCTCCTCTGGCATCTTAAAAACAATTCATTCTATCTAAAATATCTATTTAAGAATCCAgcaaaaaaatccaaaaaaaataccCACAGCTTAGCTATCATTATggacttatttatataaaataatatttgttgggTTCATAAACCCTAAGACAATATCAGTATTATAATCAGTCATTGCCCAAATTAGCCATGTGTCATATATATTTCCTAAACTAcgattaagaaatataaaagatGACAAGTTAGAACACATACTTCAGCCTGAATGTACTGAACCTCTTTAACACGAAATTCAGCATTCTCATTCTTCTCCTCTTTCTCCAGCATGTCTCGAACTTGATTAGCCCATGAGTCCTTCATGTTCTGATTGTTACTGAATGATGTTAAGTCAATGTCCCCATCTGGTAGATAAGTCTTAAGTGGTACAGACCCAAAAGTGAACAcctataatgaatttaaaaattagatatcaATATTGGAATGAACATTATGAGGTGGTGATAGTGCTCTCCATACAGTTGCTTTGGATGATACAGCATAACAAGTTTTGGATTTAGTCGTGTTTTATACAGATAAGACCCAATACCGATAAAGTTTCATGCATTAAATACATTTAGATATAACAAGTAGCTATATCTATCATTGCGGTCTCCAGACCAATCAATGCtacttttttataataacaattaatcTTCAAGGAAACTGTTCAATGTCAAAATTAAACAATTCAATGTATCAGAAACAATGGCACACATTCAATTTGGTTCACACCAATCTTTAGAATGCATCAAACTCATAACTGGTATCAAACCCATCTACAGGTTGACAATGCTATTCAAATCCATCACATTTTAGAAACAAAGACAATGAAATAATTAGTGTGACTATAAGAAATTAAGCAGGTGCATGGCTAAAGATAACTTTTGTTGCTAAAAGTAGACATAAAATGCATCACAGGAAAATAATGAACCGCAAAAGAATTGCAAGAAACATTGGCAAAGAGCTAGACCTGGCATGGAAAACACTCCACAATGAGTCTCTGCACATAATCAGCAACAGCATTTCTGCGCTCTTCTGAAGGCTGATTGGGCTGAATGCAAGCAATAAGCTCTGCAGTCCTCTCTTCGGCCTTCAACCATCTCTCTGAGTCAAGGACTCGGATCAATGGACCAGCATTGGGCAATAAGCCATTTGGCAATAGGCCACTTGGCTGTGCCCAGCTCTCCTGTTCTCCCATGCACGGTTATGATTTGCTAACCTGGGTAGCTTCCTCCAGAGAGAGAGGAGAAACTAATGTATTCTTTCTCCACCCAGCAGCAATAGTAAACTGATAAGATATTATTAAACTTCTTAACCAGATAGTTTTATAGTATCCAAAACTTATCACACAATTAATCCTATACACATATCCATAAACATGAGTACTCAAAACAATGAACACTGGATCGACTTCCAACAAAGTCGGGGATCGAAATGGGAAGGACGGAAAAGAGTCAGATATTCTTCCTGACTCCTGATGAGTAAACACTAGATATCAAAGAAATGAAACCCTAGCAGCGGCAgcaaaaaaaaacccaaaaaacaCCTGAAATTTGGGAAATCCTAGGCAATCGCTGAGATCACCAAAAACCCTAATCGGAATGACTGAATCTTGAAAAAGTAATTCCGGCGAATTAGCGTTAGACACATGTACCGGATTGAAGCACCGGAAATCTGGACCCCGCGTAATCAATTGAAAGTATATCGAAAGATATCAAAGTAGATATCGTACAATCACGAAAGGATGAACTATAAACGCTATCCGAAGGGGTTGATTGGAGGTGATTACAGCAAATGGGAAGAGTTGTGAGAAtcggaagagagagagagagagagagagagatgggaGACGGAAAGAGGCGGTTGAAGTTGGGATTCTATGGTTTTCTGcaggagaagaaaagaaaaaaagaaatagacAAGGAAAATATAAAGAGGGTCTCTTTTTGAAATTAGAGATCATGTAGTGGCAAACTTTGTATTGGAAAATTAGGGCAAATCTACTCCTAAAGCAATCTAGGGTTTGTGGGTTTCTTAGGTGAATTTTAGACacttttcaagaaaaaaattatttaagaagaACTCGAATGATTATTGTAACAATTTCATTCACAGCTAAGAAACTTAAAAGATTCTTTTTGAACTAATATGGTATTATCCATTTTTCTTCAACAATTTTGTTCACAACTTGTTATAATAGTGATTCATTTAGTTTTGTTCTTGCATTATCTTGTGCATATAAtcacatatacatatatttggTTTTCTAAATTTGTATAGCATTTTTCTTTATTGTATATTGAGTTATTGACTTGTGTGTGTGAGGGATGGTTATCTATTACTAGGGTTAAGGTTATAGGTTTCCCCATcgatattattttctaataatcaTTTGTTTCCAAATAAGAGTTTATATGTGAATAGAGCGAGGAACGCGACACCTCAAACGGAAAGAAATGACAACCTTTAAGAGTCGCTTCTTCACTCACGCGATGTCAAACGGAAAGAAATGACAACCTTTAAGAGTCGCTTCTTCACTCACGCGATGTCAAACGGAAAGAAATGACAACCTTTAAGAGTCGCTTCTTCACTCACACGATGTCAAACGGAAAGAATTGACAACCTTTAAGAGTCGCTTCTTCACTCACGCGATGTCAAATGGAAAGAAATGACAACCTTTAAGAGTCGTTTCTTCACTCACGCGATGTCAAACGGAAAGAAATGACAACCTTTAAGAGTCGTTTCTTCACTCACGCGATGTCAAACGAAAAGAAATGACAACTTTTAAGAGTCGCTCCTTTTGTAAGAGACTAAAGCCTACGCATTGAATACATCTTCACTCACATGATATTACTGGATCGGGCTTGAACCCATTGTTCAAGATTGCCCACTACTGCCCCCGCGAGAGTCGGAGCTTGCTTTTTGCACGTACTCACTTTTTTCACTTTTCAGCTCCCTTGCCTTTGCTCAACCTCTCTTTACTAAGAACTATGTATGTTCCGTTCCAAACCTTCTTTCTccttatgtaatatattttataatgttcaACTGAATAGTAACTCAACTCCAAATCTGTACTCATTTCATGAGTCATATAGATAGATCACATGTCATATGATCCATATTAGCTTTAACTAACTAGTGAGTAATAAGCAAAATTGAGATCTTACTCATTTGATAGGATGAAGTTATGATCCATATTAGCTTTAACTAACTAGTGAGTGAGTAAGCAAAGTTGAGATCTTACTCATTTGATACGGCAAAATTGAGATCTTACTCATTTGATAGGATGAAGTTATGATCCATATTAGCTTTAACTAACTAGTGAGTGAGTAAGCAAAGTTGAGATCTTACTCATTTGATACGCATAGGATGAAGGATAAAGTATGAAacgagaaattattaatttatctctttttagttaggctaaatataataactaattcaTAAGTTTCTTATATTAGTTAtcttttctattattattataaaaagataaactatTATAAAGATTActaattcaatcaataatattatttcgatttttcttttcaagaattcaatcaaatagttcttgtttatattatcaattctaAAAATTAAACTTGGTATCATAGTTTATAAGGAAAAACTTCCGAAAATTATTTCaatggaagaacaatatcacttctcagttctaccaataatacCTAGAAACGTAAAATATGATAAAGATAACTATATCTATTAAAAATCATAAGTTACTCACATCATGATAGGTTATAATTTTATGGATATAATAGAAGGGAATCTTGAAACTCCTCTCAAATTTTTTCAAGAAACAgatgattaaaataatacaattcaaaatCAAGAATCCAAAATTTAAGCAATGGTGTATCCAATATCAAAGGGTACTTACATGGCTCTTTTCAACATTGACCGACAAGATTCGTcaacaagtctcaaaatcatTTTCGGCGCAAGAACTTTGAGAAATCCTAGAGAAAATCCatgtttctcaatcaaagaACCGACTATTTCAGTTACTGAGTCAACTCTTAAACGCACACAAATGTAGTGACTCTCTTCTTAACTTCATTCAATATATCAGAAACCTGTCAGATGCACTTATCGTTGTCGGACAATATGTTTCTGATCAAAATCTGCAACTAACTTTACTCAATGGACTTGGAGACGAGTTCAAATCAATAATATGTGCTCTAACTTCTGGACAAGATCTATCGTTTAATGAGATGACAGACATCATTCTAAGTCATGAACAACGActcatatttaagaaaaaaaattaattatgaaaatatttctcCCTCAAACGTTTTGGCGAATGTTGCTTATATTTATGGGTATGGAGACGGAAAGAACTAAAGACAGAACTGAGACAATAATCGTCcgcaatgtaatttttgtcataaaattggtcattgctccgaaagttgtttttataatttatcttgtcaaatatgtaatgtagAAGAACATAGTGTTCTTAAGTGCTCTCGTTTTAATCATTCTACAAATCCTACGACAATGTTAGTTATATCATCTACTATTATAGATCTAACTTGGTGTCCAGATTCAGATACTACAGGCTAGGCCTGTAAGCAAATCGACCAAACCGCTACGAACCGACCAAACCAGAGTTAACCGAACCGAAGCCAAACCGAACCAATCAAACCGAGAAACCGGTCGTCCAAAATAGCGTGAACCGAACCCATCGGTTCTTTGGTTGCGGAACCGTTCCACCGACCGACCAAACCAATCAGTTATATTTAAGCTTAAATGGAGTCTGGGGATTGAAAATGCCTCTTTATCTTCTTCGTACTCAGCTTCCTTCATCTATAATGCCATCATTAGTTGTTGCTCCATTCCGATACTTTTTTAGattatgaatgaaaaaaattctCCAAATCTCATATGAGAGACTGAATTTCAATGTATTTTATGGCTAAAAAATTAGGgctgaagaaaaaattaaactttaagGTTTGAAGAGGAAGTTTTCACTTTTGAAGTGAGGGAAAACCGTCTAGTACTCTActattataacattattatatatattagtatgaCCCATTTGggaatttattttatgagatgTTTATTGTTATTTGTTGCAGATTcttaagtataataaattatgtttattttttattttaaattagattaataaagttaatttttttaaatttagctATTTTTTAACAGATTTCTAAAATCGACCAAACCGAATAAACCGACCGAACCGACTATCAAACCAACCAAATCGAACCAACTAGTATATCGAAATTGACGGTTTATGATTTAGGCAACCGACGCCAATGGTTTGGTTGTACATTTCGGTCTATAAACTGATCGAACCGAACCGCTTACAGGCCTACTACCGGCCATATTActtcttatattaataatctacACGTACATGCTCCTTATACAAGTACTCAAACTATTAAAATCGGAAACGGTATGCctcttaatatttataatattgatactactaaaaaattaaatcaacaa
It encodes the following:
- the LOC124923858 gene encoding uncharacterized protein LOC124923858, coding for MGEQESWAQPSGLLPNGLLPNAGPLIRVLDSERWLKAEERTAELIACIQPNQPSEERRNAVADYVQRLIVECFPCQVFTFGSVPLKTYLPDGDIDLTSFSNNQNMKDSWANQVRDMLEKEEKNENAEFRVKEVQYIQAEVKLIKCLVENIVVDISFNQLGGLCTLCFLEEVDHLIDQNHLFKRSIILIKAWCYYESRILGAHHGLISTYALETLVLYIFHVYNNTFTGPLEVLYRFLEFFSNFDWENFCVSLWGPVPISSLPDVTAEPPRKDSGELLLSKLFLDACSSVYAVFPVGQENQGQTFLSKHFNVIDPLRVNNNLGRSVSKGNFFRIRSAFAFGAKRLARLLDCPKEDLFYEVNQFFMNTWDRHGSGNRPDAPRVNVEYLRLTPLDNLNVSEKLKNSSCSEKMIESSSGCATVADANHPQRLPHQHDIFPLVSRSIHSQAPKGLVNSSSSVMTDNILRGTNSNKDINPDKGQRNVKSNHLPNDLNARYLFARTRSSPELTHTFTDSSSRNRRYETQTTSARHDVGRNNPSVMKHAPLNPSNDASFDSDNISNSSRHDFILGTMGEEYSSMSGMHAMHQEEQDLVNLMASSMLHGHNGQIHMPFSLASGHIPFPVPPSLLASMGQRNFGGMLPTNIPMIDPSFPNMQFPQGMMSQPLTHYFPGMALTANSEDAVEHVNENFSSVETDHGCWPEHDAGYNGGPESESVNLQSSVNPQPGSSNFVRSSWLSGTSNLVRGPQKLNKEGISMETQLDGFQLQDNRVNDHSDDRTTSSRFATAANSDSIRSRTSSESSWDGLSKVSKEKKGKKMVLTEPSTKHGALDEEDGRDLYHLTPAGNEANENGSGYLSLPNLRHHIVGHESQTTGSDKMVPMTPVILGPGSRQRGIDNSSELPFAFYATGPPVPFLTMLPFSCISSETTSNVSTSHFGGEDNSVDASDSGQNLDSHEGPNHAEELNSSSSRKALPASAITRSVEHNPDILNSDFESHWQNLQFGRVCQNPHYGPGVFPHSTVVPPMYMQGHSPWDGPGRPVSSNMNLITQLMRGYGPHYLPMAPLQSMPNRPPNVYQRYFEDMPRYRTGTGTYLPNPKNSPRDRQSFGNNRRGNYSHDRSDNGDYREGHWQGNSKSRGAGRNQQNRNQSEKLSSRGDRIGGGDSSRGDRPWNNSYRNDPSQNGPQFSSSNQSGPSDVGGYNMYTLPAMNQNGVVTSNSTGQYMVYPYDPNSSTYSVPPEHLEFGSLGPMGVSNLNDQNEGNHRATRGQLDGQRFHGGSEQRSSLDQQPSSPHHNQRKS